In one Pseudarthrobacter sp. NBSH8 genomic region, the following are encoded:
- the ettA gene encoding energy-dependent translational throttle protein EttA: MAEFIYTMTNARKAVGEKLILDNVSMSFFPGAKIGVVGPNGAGKSTILKIMAGLDIPSNGEARLSPGYTVGILLQEPPLNEEKTVLGNVQEGVGEIYGKIQRFNEISEEMASPDADFDVLLEEMGQLQEAIDAAEAWDLDSQLEQAMDALRCPPADADVTLLSGGERRRVALCKLLLQKPDLLLLDEPTNHLDAESVLWLEQHLSSYAGAVLAVTHDRYFLDHVAEWIAEIDRGHLYPYEGNYSTYLEKKRARLEVQGKKDAKQAKRLTEELEWVRSNAKGRQTKSKARLARYEEMAAEADRTRKLDFEEIQIPPGPRLGGLVLEARNLQKGFDDRTLIDGLSFTLPRNGIVGVIGPNGVGKSTLFKTIIGLEPLDGGELKIGDSVKISYADQSRGGIDPNKTLWEVVSDGLDYIQVGQVEMPSRAYVAAFGFKGPDQQKKAGVLSGGERNRLNLALTLKQGGNLLLLDEPTNDLDVETLSSLENALLEFPGCAVVVSHDRWFLDRVATHILAYEGDEENPAKWYWFEGNFESYEENKVERLGPDAAKPHRVTHRRLTRD; this comes from the coding sequence ATGGCGGAATTTATCTACACAATGACCAACGCCCGCAAGGCAGTTGGCGAAAAACTCATTCTTGACAACGTAAGCATGTCGTTCTTCCCGGGCGCCAAAATCGGTGTTGTTGGCCCGAACGGTGCCGGTAAGTCCACCATCCTGAAGATCATGGCCGGACTGGACATCCCCTCCAACGGTGAGGCCAGGCTCAGCCCCGGCTACACCGTGGGGATCCTGTTGCAGGAACCGCCACTGAACGAGGAAAAGACTGTCCTGGGCAACGTCCAGGAAGGTGTTGGCGAGATCTACGGCAAGATCCAGCGCTTCAACGAGATCTCCGAGGAAATGGCCAGCCCCGACGCTGACTTCGACGTGCTGCTCGAAGAAATGGGTCAGTTGCAGGAGGCCATTGACGCCGCGGAGGCTTGGGATCTCGACTCCCAGCTTGAGCAGGCCATGGACGCCCTCCGCTGCCCGCCCGCGGACGCGGACGTGACACTGCTCTCCGGCGGTGAGCGCCGCCGCGTGGCCCTCTGTAAGCTCCTGCTGCAGAAGCCCGACCTCCTGCTCCTGGACGAGCCCACCAACCACCTGGACGCTGAGAGCGTGCTGTGGCTGGAACAGCACCTCTCCAGCTACGCCGGCGCAGTCCTGGCCGTCACCCACGACCGCTATTTCCTCGACCACGTCGCGGAATGGATCGCAGAGATTGACCGCGGCCACCTGTACCCCTACGAAGGCAACTACTCCACGTACCTGGAGAAGAAGCGTGCCCGCCTGGAAGTCCAGGGCAAGAAGGACGCCAAGCAGGCTAAGCGCCTCACCGAGGAACTTGAATGGGTTCGCTCCAACGCCAAGGGCCGCCAGACCAAGTCCAAGGCCCGTCTGGCCCGCTACGAGGAAATGGCAGCCGAGGCTGACCGTACCCGCAAGCTTGACTTCGAAGAGATCCAGATTCCGCCGGGCCCGCGCCTGGGCGGGCTGGTCCTGGAAGCCAGGAACCTGCAGAAGGGCTTCGACGACCGCACCCTGATCGACGGTCTGTCCTTCACGCTTCCGCGCAACGGCATCGTCGGCGTCATCGGCCCCAACGGTGTGGGCAAGTCCACGCTGTTCAAAACCATCATTGGCCTGGAGCCGCTCGACGGCGGCGAGCTCAAGATCGGCGATTCGGTCAAGATCTCCTACGCGGACCAGAGCCGCGGCGGCATCGACCCGAATAAGACCCTGTGGGAAGTTGTTTCCGACGGACTGGATTACATCCAGGTGGGTCAGGTCGAAATGCCGTCCCGCGCCTACGTTGCCGCTTTCGGCTTCAAAGGCCCGGACCAGCAGAAGAAGGCCGGGGTGCTCTCCGGTGGTGAGCGCAACCGCCTCAACCTGGCCCTGACCCTCAAGCAGGGCGGTAACCTGCTGCTCCTTGACGAACCCACTAACGACCTCGACGTCGAGACCCTCAGCAGCCTTGAAAACGCGCTGCTGGAGTTCCCCGGCTGCGCCGTAGTGGTATCGCACGACCGCTGGTTCCTGGACCGGGTGGCCACGCACATCCTGGCCTACGAAGGTGACGAGGAAAACCCCGCCAAGTGGTACTGGTTCGAGGGAAACTTCGAATCCTACGAGGAGAACAAGGTAGAGCGGCTCGGACCTGATGCGGCCAAGCCGCACCGCGTTACGCACCGCCGCCTCACCCGCGACTGA
- a CDS encoding single-stranded DNA-binding protein translates to MTDYQTFRGFVATDVKTSTTPGGVGTASFRLGSTARRFDRATSTWVDSHTNWFNVQGYRQLAGNMACSIKKGQCVIVVGRLKLRSWEKDGRVYHSAEIDADSVGHDLKRGSANYIRTSDTGVQLVSDNGAAGQETAAEGGAIGPADPEDDGGDPEEGEHADDDAAALGVFHEDADGNHIPVDAETGELAGAVV, encoded by the coding sequence ATGACTGACTACCAAACGTTCCGGGGCTTCGTTGCCACGGATGTCAAGACCTCCACAACTCCGGGCGGGGTGGGCACAGCCTCGTTCCGCCTCGGTTCAACCGCGCGGCGTTTTGATCGCGCCACCAGTACCTGGGTGGACAGCCACACCAACTGGTTCAACGTCCAAGGATACCGTCAGCTCGCCGGGAACATGGCCTGCAGCATCAAAAAGGGACAGTGCGTCATCGTCGTTGGCCGGCTCAAGCTGCGCAGCTGGGAGAAAGACGGCCGGGTCTACCATTCGGCCGAAATAGATGCCGATTCCGTGGGGCACGACCTCAAGCGTGGTTCGGCCAACTACATCCGTACCAGCGACACCGGAGTGCAGCTCGTCTCAGACAACGGCGCGGCAGGCCAGGAGACCGCAGCGGAGGGCGGCGCCATCGGCCCCGCTGATCCTGAGGACGACGGAGGAGACCCGGAGGAAGGGGAGCACGCGGACGACGACGCGGCGGCCTTGGGAGTCTTCCACGAGGACGCAGACGGCAACCACATTCCGGTGGACGCTGAAACAGGCGAGCTCGCCGGAGCCGTCGTCTGA
- a CDS encoding sugar phosphate isomerase/epimerase, producing the protein MSDFSRLAINSVTTKKWTLAQVVDGCVNAGIPSIGPWRDRVEEAGLDKAAKLIKDAGLRVSSLCRGGFLTAADAKGQAAALADNRAAILEAAALDTRELFLVVGGLAPGEKDLVAARQRVVDRLADLVPFAAENGIRLVLEPLHPMYAADRALISTLGQALDLAAPFDAKDVGVAVDTFHVWWDPELKAQIERAGGEGRIASYQVCDFNMPIAADPLLSRGYMGDGVIDFATIGTWVRDAGYTGDIEVEIFNQEIWDTDGNIVLSTVKERYAELVLPYA; encoded by the coding sequence ATGAGCGATTTTTCGCGCCTTGCGATCAACAGCGTCACCACCAAGAAGTGGACTCTAGCACAGGTCGTCGACGGCTGCGTGAACGCCGGCATCCCGTCGATCGGCCCATGGCGTGACCGCGTTGAAGAGGCAGGGCTGGACAAGGCCGCCAAGCTGATCAAGGACGCCGGCCTCCGCGTCTCCTCGCTCTGCCGCGGCGGTTTCCTGACAGCGGCCGACGCCAAAGGCCAGGCCGCCGCGCTGGCGGACAACCGCGCGGCGATCCTCGAAGCCGCGGCGCTGGACACCCGGGAACTCTTCCTGGTTGTCGGCGGACTGGCGCCGGGGGAGAAGGACCTGGTGGCTGCCCGCCAGCGGGTCGTCGACCGCCTCGCCGACCTTGTTCCGTTCGCCGCCGAAAACGGGATCCGGCTGGTGCTCGAACCCCTGCACCCGATGTACGCCGCTGACCGTGCCCTGATCTCCACCCTGGGACAGGCTTTGGACCTCGCGGCCCCGTTCGACGCGAAGGATGTTGGCGTCGCCGTCGACACCTTCCACGTCTGGTGGGATCCGGAACTGAAAGCCCAGATTGAACGCGCCGGCGGGGAAGGACGCATCGCCTCCTACCAGGTGTGCGACTTCAACATGCCCATCGCCGCGGATCCGCTGCTGTCGCGCGGATACATGGGCGACGGCGTTATTGACTTCGCCACCATCGGCACCTGGGTCCGCGATGCCGGGTACACCGGCGACATCGAAGTTGAAATCTTCAATCAGGAGATCTGGGACACGGATGGCAATATCGTCCTTTCCACGGTCAAGGAGCGCTACGCGGAACTTGTCCTGCCCTACGCCTGA